In Sporocytophaga myxococcoides DSM 11118, one DNA window encodes the following:
- a CDS encoding outer membrane beta-barrel protein → MIKINIYSLIFICSLFVSQLAKAQVYEKGNVIVDAYYGGPNLYTGVVKTFYKADQALGNFADLKYKSLGPVGLKFEYLVGAKIGISIHANYAMTGVEGKSVDGGTTYSYEASYSRLRIMPTFNIHMGNSKRFDPYFSFGVGYANRKFKETTDNPNIPELSIKNASPLAFRAEFGMRYFFTDHIGLNVLVGVGGGPLAGGGLSFKF, encoded by the coding sequence ATGATTAAAATTAACATCTATTCTTTAATTTTTATTTGTTCTTTATTCGTTAGCCAGCTAGCTAAGGCACAAGTTTATGAAAAAGGTAATGTAATTGTGGACGCGTATTATGGAGGCCCTAATTTATATACCGGAGTTGTAAAAACATTTTACAAAGCAGATCAGGCTTTAGGTAATTTTGCAGACTTAAAGTATAAATCTTTAGGACCTGTAGGACTTAAGTTTGAATATCTGGTAGGTGCAAAAATTGGTATTAGTATCCATGCTAATTACGCTATGACCGGAGTTGAAGGAAAGTCTGTAGATGGAGGTACAACTTACAGTTACGAGGCATCTTATTCAAGATTGAGAATTATGCCAACATTTAATATCCACATGGGAAATTCTAAAAGATTTGATCCATACTTTTCATTTGGCGTAGGATATGCTAACCGCAAGTTTAAAGAAACAACAGATAATCCAAACATCCCTGAGCTTTCAATTAAAAATGCATCTCCGCTAGCATTCCGTGCTGAATTTGGTATGAGATATTTCTTTACTGATCATATCGGTCTCAATGTCCTTGTAGGTGTTGGTGGTGGCCCACTAGCAGGCGGAGGATTGTCCTTTAAATTTTAA
- a CDS encoding ATP-binding protein, which produces MEKKVNKPFDEFSRLGEMGALIASKDWEQTSLGPIEQWSASLKSYLKLMLGSKYQMWLGWGQEYLKFYNEAYAPTLGVKHPESLGKSAKIIWKEVWDVVGPMWDRVMNSGDSLYYENLLLILERHGFKEETYHTFSYSPLPDDNGDIGGFFCAVSEETKKVISQRRLTTLHDLSNAFTKVKTEKEVLNYSSEILKRNPNDIPFALIYLFDKEQKHVILKEAIGAESGQDYSPLKIDLQSVDQDIWRFSEILSSHQNLLIEDLTEFSYIPQGPWDECPTKAMILPLLKSGQDQLAGFLISGISSRLIANEEYTNFLGLVTGQLSTALGNIRALEEERRRAEALAEIDKSKTVFFSNISHEFRTPLTLILGPVKELISNNSFVNQDDKEQLNIIHRNSLRLLKLVNTLLDFSRLEAGRVQAVFRETDLARFTSELSSSFQSVVESAGLTFTVSAGKISEPVYVDHTMWERILFNLISNAYKFTFKGSIGVYLEQVDQQIELRVKDTGTGISESELPKLFSRFHRIENAKGRTHEGSGIGLAMVYELVKIHYGSIRVESKTDKGTTFIVSIPMGKAHLPEDRIASLDAKKTITLNALPNLEEEWYSLNSNTSEYSVSTPLGVISSDKKTERILVADDNPDMREYISRLLRDHYEVIEAGDGEAALNAIKTENPSLVLSDVMMPNLDGIGLVKQLRSVSQTSTLPVILISARANEEATIEGIKAGADDYLIKPFSSKELFARVQTHLEMADLRKEAKEAVNTERQKLYDLFMQAPAIIAVLKGPEHTFELANPRYMQLVGQNRNIIGKPIREALPELAGQGFYDILDDVYESGKSYSGNEAYVKLDRNNDGQLDEAFVNFIYQPMVDVKGSIYGILVYADEVTEQVKSRKQVEEQNKVLEMITKGHPLSESLSQLLLSVEKWSDHEMIGSVLLLDDDEKRLWLGAAPSLPEEYSDAIDGIYISESVGLCGTAAFLKKEVIVQDIAADPLWKKFKGLALKHGLRACWSTPILSGDKVLGTFAIYYKKPHVPDYADKKNVEFALRTITIAIERKRAEERLQASKDESDRQKRLYETITGNTLDLIYVFDLNYRFTYANEALLRMWGSTFENSIGKTLLENGYEPWHAEMHEKEIDQIVATKKPIRGVVSFPHATLGKRDYDYIFVPVMNEYGEVEAVAGTTRDITDIKNAENSLAEKNKELISINNDLDNFIYTASHDLKAPISNIEGLVESMLENIDEEARANKEFNYILSLINTSIQRFKATILDLTEISKVQKQTQEIAEEINCREVIEEVKFIIQDQIKASGAVVKIDDSSVSQIKFSRKNFQSIVYNLISNAVKYRHPDRCSEVFVNIEYKDKLNILTVKDNGMGIGESNINKLFTMFKRFHDHVEGSGVGLYIVKRIIDNAGGKVEVESKEGIGTTFRVYLPIPQ; this is translated from the coding sequence ATGGAGAAAAAAGTTAATAAGCCTTTCGATGAATTTTCAAGATTAGGAGAAATGGGAGCGTTAATAGCTTCTAAAGACTGGGAACAAACCTCTTTGGGACCTATAGAGCAATGGTCTGCCAGTTTAAAATCCTATCTGAAACTCATGCTTGGCTCGAAATACCAGATGTGGCTGGGCTGGGGCCAGGAATATCTCAAATTCTACAATGAAGCATACGCTCCCACTCTTGGAGTGAAACATCCTGAATCTTTAGGTAAATCTGCTAAAATCATCTGGAAAGAAGTTTGGGATGTCGTAGGGCCGATGTGGGACAGAGTTATGAATAGCGGAGACTCTCTGTATTATGAAAATCTACTCCTTATTTTGGAAAGGCATGGATTCAAAGAAGAAACATACCATACGTTCTCCTATAGCCCATTACCGGATGACAATGGAGATATCGGAGGCTTCTTTTGCGCGGTAAGTGAAGAAACCAAAAAAGTAATAAGCCAACGAAGGCTTACCACCTTGCATGACCTCTCCAATGCTTTCACCAAAGTTAAAACAGAAAAAGAGGTTTTAAATTACTCTTCAGAAATACTTAAAAGAAATCCTAACGATATTCCCTTCGCACTAATTTATCTTTTCGACAAAGAGCAAAAGCATGTAATTTTAAAAGAAGCTATAGGGGCAGAAAGTGGGCAGGATTATTCACCTTTAAAAATAGATCTTCAATCAGTAGACCAGGATATCTGGAGATTTTCAGAGATATTAAGTTCCCATCAAAATTTACTTATAGAGGATTTAACTGAATTTAGTTACATTCCTCAAGGTCCATGGGATGAATGTCCCACAAAAGCAATGATCCTGCCCCTGCTGAAATCCGGACAAGATCAACTCGCAGGATTTCTTATATCAGGAATAAGCTCGAGGCTTATAGCGAACGAAGAATATACAAATTTTCTGGGGCTCGTAACCGGTCAGCTCTCTACAGCTCTCGGCAATATAAGAGCACTGGAAGAGGAACGCAGAAGAGCTGAAGCTTTGGCAGAAATAGACAAGTCTAAGACTGTTTTTTTCAGCAATATAAGTCATGAATTCAGAACTCCTTTAACCTTAATCCTGGGGCCTGTAAAGGAACTGATTTCGAACAATTCCTTTGTTAATCAGGATGACAAAGAACAGCTTAATATTATACACAGGAATAGTCTCAGGCTGCTGAAACTGGTAAATACCCTTCTGGATTTTTCACGGCTTGAAGCAGGAAGGGTTCAGGCTGTATTCCGCGAAACCGATCTCGCTAGGTTTACCAGTGAACTAAGCAGTTCATTCCAATCCGTTGTAGAAAGTGCCGGTCTGACATTCACGGTCAGTGCCGGAAAAATTTCCGAACCAGTGTATGTTGATCATACCATGTGGGAAAGGATATTATTCAATCTCATCTCCAATGCATATAAGTTTACCTTCAAGGGATCCATAGGGGTGTATCTGGAGCAGGTAGATCAGCAAATTGAATTAAGAGTAAAAGATACCGGTACAGGTATATCAGAATCCGAGCTCCCCAAGCTATTCTCAAGATTTCACAGAATAGAAAATGCCAAAGGAAGAACTCATGAAGGATCAGGTATCGGATTAGCTATGGTATATGAACTTGTTAAAATACATTATGGAAGTATAAGAGTAGAAAGCAAAACTGACAAAGGCACAACCTTTATAGTATCCATTCCAATGGGTAAAGCGCACCTTCCGGAAGACCGTATCGCCAGTCTTGATGCTAAAAAAACAATAACACTGAATGCTTTGCCCAATCTAGAGGAAGAATGGTATAGCTTAAATAGTAACACTTCAGAATACTCCGTTTCAACCCCTCTCGGTGTAATTTCATCCGATAAGAAAACAGAAAGAATCCTCGTAGCAGATGATAATCCGGATATGAGAGAATACATTTCCAGGTTGCTGAGAGATCATTATGAAGTTATTGAAGCAGGTGACGGAGAAGCAGCGCTAAACGCAATAAAAACAGAAAATCCCTCTCTTGTTCTTTCAGACGTCATGATGCCTAATCTGGACGGAATAGGACTGGTAAAACAATTAAGGTCGGTTAGCCAAACCAGCACTTTACCTGTTATCCTGATCTCTGCAAGAGCCAATGAAGAAGCAACCATCGAAGGTATAAAAGCAGGTGCGGACGACTATCTGATCAAACCATTCAGCTCAAAAGAATTGTTTGCAAGAGTTCAAACCCATCTGGAAATGGCTGATCTCAGGAAGGAAGCAAAGGAAGCGGTAAACACCGAAAGACAGAAGCTCTACGATCTTTTCATGCAGGCTCCGGCTATTATAGCAGTGCTAAAGGGGCCTGAGCATACCTTTGAATTGGCGAATCCAAGGTACATGCAGTTAGTGGGCCAAAACCGCAATATAATCGGAAAGCCCATTCGTGAAGCATTGCCAGAATTAGCGGGACAGGGTTTTTATGACATTTTAGATGATGTATACGAGTCCGGTAAATCATATTCAGGTAATGAAGCATATGTAAAATTAGACCGCAACAATGATGGACAGTTAGATGAAGCATTTGTTAATTTTATATACCAACCAATGGTCGATGTAAAAGGGAGCATTTATGGTATTCTTGTTTATGCAGATGAAGTAACAGAACAGGTAAAATCAAGAAAGCAGGTAGAAGAGCAAAACAAGGTGCTCGAAATGATAACAAAAGGGCATCCACTTTCCGAATCACTTAGCCAGCTCTTATTGAGTGTCGAAAAGTGGTCAGACCATGAAATGATAGGTTCTGTTCTTCTTTTAGATGATGATGAAAAACGATTATGGCTCGGCGCTGCCCCAAGTTTGCCTGAAGAGTACAGCGATGCGATTGATGGGATTTACATAAGTGAATCTGTTGGTTTGTGCGGAACAGCTGCTTTCCTTAAAAAAGAAGTTATTGTACAAGATATTGCTGCTGACCCTCTCTGGAAGAAGTTTAAAGGCCTGGCACTAAAGCATGGATTAAGAGCATGCTGGTCAACACCAATTCTTTCTGGTGATAAAGTACTCGGTACTTTTGCAATATATTACAAAAAGCCCCATGTCCCTGATTACGCAGATAAAAAGAATGTAGAGTTTGCTTTAAGAACAATAACCATTGCCATTGAGCGCAAGCGTGCAGAGGAAAGATTGCAGGCTTCAAAAGATGAATCTGACAGGCAGAAACGGCTTTATGAGACAATTACAGGAAACACCCTGGATCTTATTTATGTATTTGATCTTAATTACAGATTTACTTATGCAAATGAGGCTTTACTCAGAATGTGGGGAAGTACATTTGAAAATTCCATTGGCAAAACCTTACTTGAAAACGGCTATGAACCCTGGCATGCAGAAATGCATGAAAAGGAAATAGACCAGATTGTGGCCACCAAAAAACCCATACGAGGCGTGGTTTCATTTCCCCATGCAACACTGGGAAAGAGAGATTACGATTATATATTTGTTCCCGTCATGAACGAATACGGAGAGGTGGAAGCGGTGGCAGGAACTACTCGCGATATCACTGATATTAAAAATGCAGAAAATTCCCTGGCTGAAAAAAACAAGGAACTGATTAGTATTAATAACGACCTTGACAATTTTATCTATACTGCTTCTCATGATCTTAAAGCACCTATTTCCAATATAGAAGGTTTAGTCGAGTCTATGTTAGAAAATATAGATGAAGAGGCAAGGGCAAATAAAGAGTTTAATTATATTCTGAGCTTAATTAATACATCCATCCAGCGATTTAAAGCAACCATTCTAGATCTTACTGAAATAAGCAAAGTACAGAAACAAACACAGGAAATTGCAGAAGAAATAAATTGCAGAGAGGTAATTGAAGAAGTAAAATTTATTATTCAGGATCAGATAAAAGCATCCGGTGCTGTGGTAAAGATTGACGACTCCAGTGTCAGCCAAATCAAATTTTCGAGGAAGAACTTTCAAAGTATAGTTTACAATCTTATAAGCAATGCGGTTAAGTATCGTCATCCGGACCGTTGTTCTGAAGTATTTGTCAATATTGAATATAAAGATAAATTGAACATATTAACAGTGAAGGACAATGGAATGGGTATAGGTGAATCAAATATTAATAAATTGTTTACCATGTTCAAACGCTTCCACGACCATGTAGAAGGTTCTGGAGTAGGCTTGTATATTGTAAAAAGAATTATAGATAATGCAGGAGGCAAAGTTGAAGTAGAAAGTAAAGAAGGTATAGGTACCACATTCAGAGTATACTTGCCCATACCCCAATAA
- a CDS encoding pectinesterase family protein, with translation MKQLRNKEYLQSWMLKIVLTLGLIINVAFRINAQTLVPVDNAINVSNDMQFKLTFSSTPTLQSSGKISLYKSNGTLEETIDLSKMPSGTPMSATWPWTETLNGTTIRVIPVTVDSKSVYIRFSIGAMDFSTGYYITVDKSIFSNASSLGFNGITANNWSFTTRSKPAADLEYTVSADGTGDFATLQGAFDFLPAGNTNAKILVKNGIYVGLAYIKGKNKYTIEGESKTGVIIKGYNNSNLNASTHWRSVVNIQGDDINLISLTFINTTPNGGTQAEALKASGARMVIANCEFYSYQDTVLLDGKVYVKDCMLEGDVDFIWGTGAVFFQSCEIRANDNGGYNVMARNSNTVHGYAFADCKLTRTSSATTTHYLGRDAGASYLYAEIVYLNCTLGPHIPTVGWSINSSLDASNIIFAEYKSVNESGALINTSGRNSKSKQLSASQATQYRDLNWFFNGWVPAVPAYGVIDCAGVIGGSAFKDDCGTCVGGTTGKTACAKDCNGVANGTATLDNCGRCIGGTTGKTSCSSVGEAEDEACSFDGVLETKNAGFKGTAYLNIDNAIGTKIVFSISAASSGNKTISFRYSNGGTTERPATIKVDGVALSSTLSFPSTGEFTTYKAVDLTLNLSSGSHFIELASATTDGLANIDQIGYVSADLSNGSCEEVVTDIAEESKTQTIVIYPNPSQNSFYIKMPAPLNIEITDADGKLLKTYVNVSELEFGNDLKPGLYFAKVQSKVYKVVKY, from the coding sequence ATGAAACAGTTGAGAAACAAAGAATACCTCCAGTCCTGGATGTTAAAAATAGTTCTAACCTTGGGACTTATCATTAATGTCGCATTTAGAATCAATGCACAAACATTGGTTCCTGTCGATAATGCGATAAATGTGAGCAATGATATGCAGTTTAAGCTTACCTTTTCGTCAACACCAACCTTGCAAAGCTCAGGTAAGATAAGCCTGTATAAATCAAATGGAACTTTAGAAGAAACTATTGACCTTTCCAAGATGCCTTCGGGGACGCCTATGTCTGCAACATGGCCTTGGACAGAGACACTCAATGGAACAACCATAAGAGTTATTCCAGTCACAGTAGATAGCAAATCGGTCTATATCCGTTTTTCAATAGGAGCTATGGATTTTAGTACAGGTTATTATATAACAGTCGATAAATCTATTTTCTCAAATGCATCCAGTCTTGGATTCAATGGCATTACTGCAAACAACTGGAGTTTTACAACCAGATCCAAACCTGCTGCAGATTTGGAATACACAGTTTCAGCTGATGGTACAGGTGACTTTGCCACTCTTCAGGGAGCTTTTGATTTTCTGCCTGCTGGTAATACAAATGCAAAAATATTAGTGAAAAACGGTATATATGTCGGACTTGCATACATAAAAGGTAAGAACAAATATACTATAGAGGGGGAGAGCAAAACAGGAGTAATCATCAAAGGCTATAACAACTCAAATTTAAATGCAAGTACTCATTGGAGATCAGTTGTTAATATTCAAGGTGATGATATCAATCTGATAAGCCTTACTTTTATCAATACTACTCCAAATGGCGGAACCCAGGCAGAAGCTTTGAAAGCAAGCGGAGCAAGAATGGTCATTGCAAATTGCGAGTTTTACAGTTATCAGGATACTGTTTTGCTGGATGGAAAAGTTTATGTAAAAGACTGTATGCTAGAAGGAGATGTAGATTTTATATGGGGAACAGGAGCAGTGTTTTTCCAGTCTTGTGAGATCAGAGCCAATGATAATGGTGGCTATAATGTTATGGCAAGAAACAGTAACACCGTTCATGGCTATGCGTTTGCAGATTGTAAGCTTACACGTACCTCTTCAGCTACAACCACACATTATTTAGGAAGAGATGCGGGAGCCAGTTATCTATATGCCGAAATCGTATATCTCAACTGTACTCTGGGGCCACATATTCCAACTGTTGGATGGAGCATAAACAGCTCTTTAGATGCTTCCAATATAATTTTCGCAGAATACAAAAGTGTAAATGAATCAGGAGCATTGATAAACACTTCAGGACGAAATTCTAAATCAAAGCAGCTTAGCGCAAGTCAGGCAACTCAATATAGAGACTTGAACTGGTTTTTTAACGGATGGGTTCCCGCAGTGCCAGCTTATGGTGTGATAGATTGTGCCGGAGTTATCGGAGGTTCAGCCTTTAAGGATGACTGTGGTACTTGTGTTGGTGGTACTACAGGTAAAACTGCTTGTGCTAAAGATTGCAATGGAGTAGCAAACGGAACTGCAACGCTCGATAATTGCGGTCGCTGTATAGGAGGAACAACAGGCAAAACATCTTGCTCATCAGTAGGAGAAGCAGAAGATGAAGCCTGTAGTTTTGATGGAGTTCTTGAAACCAAAAATGCAGGATTCAAAGGGACAGCCTATCTTAATATTGACAATGCAATTGGAACAAAGATTGTATTTTCTATTAGTGCCGCTTCATCTGGAAATAAAACGATCAGCTTCAGATACTCTAATGGTGGTACAACTGAAAGACCAGCAACGATTAAAGTGGATGGTGTGGCCTTATCTTCTACATTAAGTTTTCCAAGCACAGGTGAATTTACAACCTATAAGGCTGTTGATCTTACTTTAAATTTAAGCTCAGGTTCTCACTTTATCGAACTTGCTTCTGCAACAACTGATGGTTTAGCAAACATTGATCAGATAGGATATGTAAGTGCAGATTTAAGTAATGGTTCCTGTGAAGAAGTAGTCACAGATATAGCTGAAGAAAGTAAAACACAAACGATAGTTATATATCCTAATCCAAGTCAGAACAGCTTTTATATAAAAATGCCAGCTCCTTTAAACATAGAAATTACAGATGCTGATGGGAAGTTATTGAAAACATATGTCAATGTTTCAGAGCTTGAATTTGGAAACGACTTAAAGCCTGGATTGTATTTTGCTAAAGTTCAAAGCAAAGTATATAAGGTTGTGAAGTATTGA
- the bla gene encoding class A beta-lactamase, subclass A2, translating to MINKSFTLLAILLIITTWTKGQPIESLRSDIEALLSTKKAKVGVSIMGDNLRDTLSINGDQHFPMQSVFKFHIALTVLSQIQQGKFSLDQLIKINEDQMLPELYSPLREKYPKGVSLKISEILEYTVSQSDNVGCDVLLKLIGGPQVVENFIQEKGFKDFSVKINEEVMQSNWDLQFKNWTTPKTSNQILVFFYNNDKKNLSPVHHDFIWTIMKQTETGKNRLKGKLPKGTVVAHKTGWSGTNKEGITAAVNDIGIIFLPNGRHYFISVFVTDSKEDTAASEKIIADISKMAWEYFIKKMK from the coding sequence ATGATTAACAAAAGTTTTACACTTTTAGCAATACTGCTAATTATTACAACATGGACAAAAGGTCAACCGATCGAGTCACTGAGATCAGATATTGAGGCACTATTATCAACGAAAAAGGCAAAAGTTGGAGTCTCCATTATGGGAGACAACTTAAGAGATACTTTGTCCATAAACGGAGACCAACATTTTCCAATGCAAAGTGTCTTTAAGTTTCATATTGCATTGACAGTTTTATCACAAATTCAGCAAGGTAAATTCTCTTTAGATCAATTAATAAAAATTAATGAGGATCAAATGTTACCGGAACTGTATAGTCCTCTTCGTGAAAAGTATCCCAAAGGTGTATCCTTGAAAATCTCAGAAATATTGGAATATACTGTATCGCAAAGTGACAATGTCGGATGTGACGTTCTATTAAAACTTATCGGAGGACCTCAAGTAGTTGAGAATTTTATTCAGGAAAAAGGATTTAAAGACTTTTCAGTAAAAATCAATGAAGAAGTGATGCAGAGCAATTGGGACTTGCAATTTAAGAACTGGACTACACCAAAAACATCTAATCAAATACTTGTATTTTTTTACAACAATGACAAAAAAAATCTTTCTCCTGTACATCATGACTTCATTTGGACAATCATGAAACAAACAGAAACAGGAAAGAACAGATTAAAAGGAAAACTTCCTAAAGGGACAGTGGTTGCTCACAAAACAGGTTGGTCTGGTACAAACAAAGAAGGGATTACAGCGGCAGTTAACGACATTGGTATTATCTTTCTGCCTAACGGACGTCATTATTTTATAAGTGTTTTTGTAACAGATTCAAAAGAGGACACAGCAGCCAGTGAAAAAATTATTGCAGATATATCAAAAATGGCATGGGAATATTTTATTAAAAAGATGAAATAA
- a CDS encoding MarR family winged helix-turn-helix transcriptional regulator, with protein sequence MTDELRTRIRKLSQQYAYDSIKMHEAIAAKAGLSGTDHKYLGFLIVNGSMTAGELSKLTGLTTGAVTGLIDRFEKKKLVKRKFSKEDRRKVIIEPNIKNIMALLEPLFAEFGRKSEELIASFSSKELKTIETYFLKALEITNETTESHKKN encoded by the coding sequence ATGACTGACGAATTAAGAACCCGAATAAGAAAACTAAGTCAACAATATGCTTATGACTCTATTAAGATGCACGAGGCTATTGCTGCAAAGGCAGGTCTTTCCGGAACTGACCATAAATACTTAGGATTTTTAATTGTTAACGGGTCAATGACAGCAGGTGAGCTTTCAAAATTGACTGGGCTAACGACAGGTGCAGTCACAGGTTTGATAGACAGATTTGAGAAGAAAAAATTAGTGAAAAGAAAATTTTCAAAAGAAGACAGACGGAAGGTTATAATTGAACCAAACATTAAAAATATTATGGCTCTCTTAGAACCGCTTTTTGCAGAATTTGGAAGGAAGTCTGAAGAACTTATTGCATCATTTTCAAGCAAGGAACTTAAAACTATTGAAACCTACTTTTTAAAAGCGCTTGAAATAACAAATGAAACAACAGAGTCGCACAAGAAAAACTAA
- a CDS encoding helix-turn-helix domain-containing protein, whose amino-acid sequence MKPQTLEEKIRSIDIVAQEIPAVIIIHQLENLVVKYMSPWGLSILRTTKEDLFDLPGNEYYDRYFAKDFNDDYSSKIVAMMEKGDEKEVVTYFQQVRSSPQEDYKLYLSTTKIFMKDANGRTSHLITTSVPVDPEHHITSKVNRLLEQNIFLKKNSNVFSSLTKREKEILKGMALGQNSDQIADTLHISETTVNTHRRNIRTKLNVTNNYELVQFAQAYNLI is encoded by the coding sequence GTGAAACCACAAACACTTGAAGAAAAGATCAGAAGCATTGATATAGTTGCCCAAGAGATACCAGCCGTCATCATTATTCATCAACTTGAAAATTTGGTTGTTAAATACATGTCTCCTTGGGGATTATCTATTTTAAGAACTACTAAAGAAGATTTATTTGACCTTCCAGGCAACGAATATTATGATCGTTACTTTGCAAAAGACTTTAATGATGATTATTCTTCAAAAATAGTTGCCATGATGGAAAAAGGAGATGAAAAAGAAGTAGTTACCTACTTCCAACAGGTTCGTTCTTCTCCTCAGGAAGATTATAAATTGTATTTAAGTACAACTAAAATTTTCATGAAGGATGCAAATGGAAGAACTAGTCATTTAATCACAACCTCTGTTCCTGTGGATCCGGAACATCATATTACGTCTAAAGTAAATCGATTATTAGAACAGAATATATTCCTTAAAAAGAATTCTAATGTTTTCTCCTCTCTTACAAAGAGAGAAAAAGAAATTCTAAAAGGCATGGCCCTAGGACAGAATTCAGATCAAATAGCGGATACCTTACATATATCAGAAACAACTGTAAATACACACAGAAGAAACATCCGAACAAAGTTAAATGTGACAAACAACTATGAACTGGTACAGTTTGCACAGGCTTATAATCTGATATAA